GCGTGCGCACGCGCTTCTGGAAACTGATGCGGACAGGGATATTCTATGTCCTTACAAATTCGGGGCACGCGTCGAAGACAAACGGCTCATGTCCCTCGCGCTGGATAAATCAGAATATCACGTCATCAAACTGACAATTGATGTTGCGGGTGGAGCTTATCAGTCTGCTTTGACGCTCTTTTTGCCGGTCCTCGAGAAGGGCGCTGGCCTCGTCCTGGCCGATGAGCCGGAAATCAAAAAGCCGCCCCGGACTCTGGAAAAGACGGTCATGAACATTCATGCCGATCTCACGGCAGTTTTGGATCGCGTCAGACTTCCCCTCTCAGAACTGGGCAAGTTGATGCCGGGAGACATCCTCTCGCTCAATCCTGACGCATTCGATACTGTTGAAATTATGACCCGCGATCGCCGCATGATCAGCCGCGGCGCGATGGGACAGCTTGAGGGCAAGCGCGCCATTCAACTCATCGACCCGAATGCGGCTACAAAGAGTTCAAATGGGGGATCCGAGGACCTGGGACACATGGAATTGTCACCGGTCCAACCGATGAACAGCGCAGTTTCAGAAGACGTAGCGGGTGGGCTACCCGGTATGGATATTGGCGCTATTGATCATGAATCGCCAGAGGTTTCCGACCTGCCGGACCTGCCTGATCTACCAGACCTGCCAGCTTTGGAAGGCGATGAGAAATTGCCCGATTTTTCGGATCTACCGGGATTGTCGGATGATGACGCCTTGCCGGAATTGCCAGACCTGCCCGAGCTTTCCGACATGCCGGAGCTTCCCGATCTCGACGGGGGCGAGGACTTGCCAGAATTAGGCGATATACCCGATTTCAAAATCGCCTGAGGAGACTATCGGGTTTTGGCAGACCTGATCGCCTCAAAAGTGTCGCGCAGGTTTTCCAGATCATAGCCCCCGGCGCGTGCGGCCTGAATGATCTGATCTGCGGACAAGTCTTGTGCCGCCGATAATGCCCAGGCAATTGTGGACCGCGTTCCCGATGCACAATAGGCCAGGACAGGCCCATCACAGGCCTCCATCACCGCGCCGTTCGCTGCGATGACATCAGGCGTCATGGTTTGATGCGTCAGGGGGTGTACGGCAAATTCCAATCCCGCGGCGCTGGCGGCCTCGGCCAAGACCTCGCTGTGATGGCTTGGCGGGATTTCAATGTCCGGTCTGTTGCACAGGACAAGTTTTATGCCAGTCGCTGCAATCTGGGGCATGTCCTCTGCTGAAATCTGCGGTGCTGCATAAAAGCGGGGGGTGATCTGGCGCATATCCATGGCTGAAACGCTACGCAAGCCGGCGCGATGTGTCCAGCCACTTGCGTAGCGTTTCAGCCATCACGATGCCTGCCAGCATCGCCATGAGGAAAAGGACGCCATCAGGTCCAGCATAGCTGAGTGATGCATTCGACGGCCCGGGGCAAACTCCGACCAGACCCCAACCTCTGCCAAAATGAACAGCCCTAATAACGAGCGCTGGTGCAATCGCAGGATCAGGTCGCGCCGGAAAGAGCCACCCGCAAGTGGCTTGCGGTCTTCACTTACGCGCCATGCGATGGCCATGGGCAAGGTCGCCCCACCGATCACAAACATCCGCGTGGGGCTTCAGTCTTTGAAAGAGTCAAGAAAACCGATCACTTTTTGAGTATCGGTCATGACGGAAACATGAAGTCCCGCACCGAACAGTCCACCTGCCAGTAGTGAAAACAAAAAAACATATGTCCTAATATCCTACCAGCGTGCGGCTGGCGAAAACTGCCAGCGCTCCTGCGTCAATGTCAAAGATACTTGCGACGATCCTGCGTGGTTTGAGCCGTGGGATGCTGAAGACGCCATGCCCCGATGTGCGTTCGTTGCCAAGGCGTGTGCCAATGCCGACGCAGACAGCAGCCAATGCAAGCAATAGCCATTGTCGCTCAAATGCGTGTCAACGGCACGCGTGCCGCGCCCGTAATCCCCCGGGTACCGAAACCAAAGCCACAAGGAAAACCAGCCGATGCATCCATGTATGGCGTGCGGATCGATCTAAAAGTCCGCCAATGATGCCGCTGGCGCCCATACTTCAGCCATTGCCCAAAAGATAGAGTGCGGCAGCGCAGTCAATCAGGCAGCCCTCGGCGAACCCCCAAATCCAATCCGCGTAGATTACACTTCCTATTGTCAGATCTTGTTGATGGGCAGTTTCAGCATGACATCACCCTGAGCATCAGGCTCAGGCATGTGACCGGCGCGCATATTCACTTGCAAGGATGGAAGTATCAGCTTTGGCATGCCCAGTGTCGCGTCACGCGCTTGCCGCATTTGCACAAATTCTTCCGCATCACAGTTCTGTCCGATGTGTACATTTCGTTCCTTCTGAGCGGCGACAGTAGTCTCCCATGCAAATTCATCTCGCCCCGGCGCCTTATAGTCATGGCCCACGAAAATACGGGTTGGGTCAGGCAGGCTCAGGATGCGCTGGATGGAGCGATACAGATCATGCGCGGACCCGCCTGGAAAATCGCATCGCGCGGTTCCAAAATCAGGCATGAAAAGGGTGTCTCCGACAAAAGCCGCGTCCCCGATGACATAAGTCATGCAGGCTGGTGTATGGCCCGGTGTGTGCATCACGTCCGCGCGCATTTGTCCTATGTGAAAACTGTCGCCATCGCCAAAGAGCTGATCGAATTGGCTGCCATCCCGTTGAAACGCCGTGCCTTCGTTAAAAACTTTGCCAAAGGTGTCCTGAACGGTGGTAATTTGATCGCCAATGCCAATCTTGCCGCCCAGTTTTTCCTGAAGGTAGGGGGCGGCCGACAGATGATCGGCGTGAACGTGGGTCTCCAGAATCCATTGTAATTGCAAGCGTTCTGATTGAACGAAGGCAATAATCGCATCGGCTGATTTCGTATCGGTGCGACCTGACGCATGATCAAAATCAAGCACGGAATCAACGATGCCACAGGCCGTTCCTTGCGGATCACGCACCACATAGCTGACGGTATTGGTGGCCGCATCGAAGAAGGCTTTGACGTCTGGTGACATGGTGAAACTCCCGGATTTCGCAATTTATAGAGCGCTCTGCGGCAGACAGGCAAGGGAAACCATCAGGTCAGGAAGATGCCAAGAATAACGAGCATCAGCCCGATGGCAGACAAAAACAATGCCGCGAGATTCATCGGAAGCGCTTTTTGTAGTTTTGTACGCATTTCTTCATCAGATAGCTTGGCACGGCGGGCGCGTGCAACGTAAATGATGCACCAGATCAACCCAAGAAGACCAATCAGGGAAAGCCCGGCTCCGCCCCAAATCAGGAGTTCAAAAATGAATGGTTTTTCCGCGTTTTCCATTTGGTTGAGCTAACCAATAGATCGCTTGAGCGC
This genomic interval from Paracoccaceae bacterium contains the following:
- a CDS encoding MBL fold metallo-hydrolase; amino-acid sequence: MSPDVKAFFDAATNTVSYVVRDPQGTACGIVDSVLDFDHASGRTDTKSADAIIAFVQSERLQLQWILETHVHADHLSAAPYLQEKLGGKIGIGDQITTVQDTFGKVFNEGTAFQRDGSQFDQLFGDGDSFHIGQMRADVMHTPGHTPACMTYVIGDAAFVGDTLFMPDFGTARCDFPGGSAHDLYRSIQRILSLPDPTRIFVGHDYKAPGRDEFAWETTVAAQKERNVHIGQNCDAEEFVQMRQARDATLGMPKLILPSLQVNMRAGHMPEPDAQGDVMLKLPINKI
- a CDS encoding FliM/FliN family flagellar motor C-terminal domain-containing protein, which encodes MSILQRKAQAGKQEHQARAMSVPKALRVSIAKIADDVFEMALAVIGATQERCEGDAISDKVEEGALLVVMDGPQGIVGGVMVGPELVGAMIQQQTMGTVSKTASSERELTSTDAALCAPLLDAMFERAHALLETDADRDILCPYKFGARVEDKRLMSLALDKSEYHVIKLTIDVAGGAYQSALTLFLPVLEKGAGLVLADEPEIKKPPRTLEKTVMNIHADLTAVLDRVRLPLSELGKLMPGDILSLNPDAFDTVEIMTRDRRMISRGAMGQLEGKRAIQLIDPNAATKSSNGGSEDLGHMELSPVQPMNSAVSEDVAGGLPGMDIGAIDHESPEVSDLPDLPDLPDLPALEGDEKLPDFSDLPGLSDDDALPELPDLPELSDMPELPDLDGGEDLPELGDIPDFKIA
- a CDS encoding TIGR01244 family sulfur transferase, whose product is MDMRQITPRFYAAPQISAEDMPQIAATGIKLVLCNRPDIEIPPSHHSEVLAEAASAAGLEFAVHPLTHQTMTPDVIAANGAVMEACDGPVLAYCASGTRSTIAWALSAAQDLSADQIIQAARAGGYDLENLRDTFEAIRSAKTR
- a CDS encoding DUF6691 family protein; this encodes MAPALVIRAVHFGRGWGLVGVCPGPSNASLSYAGPDGVLFLMAMLAGIVMAETLRKWLDTSRRLA